A section of the Portunus trituberculatus isolate SZX2019 chromosome 20, ASM1759143v1, whole genome shotgun sequence genome encodes:
- the LOC123506769 gene encoding E3 SUMO-protein ligase ZBED1-like isoform X1, protein MVCKDGLPLSAIESEGLKLLLKTTAPLYQVPGRKKLTSLLEKKDISLREVVKQQLTQAVWVSITTDLASVTPKGYLVVTGHFIESGYPRNVCLGVAELTPTHTGEHLANDLTFVLDSWNLETRKICSITTDGGANIIGAVRKIMGGERSHVPCMAHLINLCVHQALSKSEKVTSVIEKVKLIVAYFQRNISASDALHAAQYKTGVLVPLELIQAVYTRWNSTFYSLERFTQLARCVSQVLLSGCHRTAPAMLTTEELAIVTDLVVVLSPFEDATNEVSGDKYMTASTVLPIVNCLHNTVAEASFVNEDIMALNDALLDQIVWRLLPLEDNYLLASATILDPRFKMVHFRSPMRSSKVLQWISREMRAVVNGNPYEDSNTQQRKVERPCVFGSLWNIHDRLTKQEAAAVELPGSSDELHPELKLYLKMPKVDRTQCPLKLWLDLEKSFPILARLAFKYLTVMGSSVASDSVVSHLNTTASDVRNRLSPAHINMLVFMSSLDYNTWFSEI, encoded by the exons ATGGTCTGCAAGGATGGTTTGCCGCTCTCTGCCATCGAGAGTGAAGGCTTAAAGCTGCTTCTTAAGACAACAGCTCCACTCTATCAAGTGCCTGGCAGAAAAAAG CTAACAAGTCTACTAGAAAAAAAGGACATCTCATTGAGGGAAGTGGTCAAACAACAGCTGACACAGGCAGTGTGGGTGTCAATTACTACGGACTTGGCATCGGTGACACCCAAAGGGTACCTAGTTGTCACTGGGCACTTTATTG AATCTGGATATCCCAGAAACGTTTGCCTTGGTGTTGCGGAGCTAACACCCACTCACACAGGTGAGCACTTAGCCAACGATTTGACATTTGTTTTGGATTCGTGGAACCTTGAGACAAGAAAAATCTGCTCCATCACCACAGATGGCGGAGCGAACATCATTGGTGCCGTCCGGAAAATTATGGGTGGCGAACGTAGCCACGTGCCTTGCATGGCTCATCTAATCAATCTTTGTGTCCACCAGGCGCTGTCAAAGTCAGAGAAGGTCACATCTGTCATTGAAAAG gtgaAGCTCATCGTAGCATATTTCCAAAGAAATATCAGTGCATCAGATGCACTACATGCAGCACAGTATAAGACAGGGGTGTTGGTGCCATTGGAACTGATCCAGGCAGTATACACCCGATGGAATAGCACATTTTACTCACTGGAACGCTTCACCCAGCTGGCAAGATGTGTGAGCCAGGTTTTGCTCTCAGGGTGCCACCGGACTGCTCCTGCGATGCTGACAACAG agGAACTAGCTATTGTCACTGATCTAGTGGTGGTGCTCAGTCCTTTTGAGGATGCCACCAACGAGGTCTCTGGTGACAAGTATATGACCGCCAGCACAGTTCTTCCAATCGTGAACTGTCTTCATAATACCGTTGCAGAGGCATCTTTTGTCAATGAGGATATCATGGCCCTCAATGATGCTCTGCTGGACCAGATTGTGTGGAGGCTTCTCCCACTGGAGGACAACTACCTACTCGCGTCAGCTACAATATTGGATCCTCGTTTCAAAATGGTTCATTTTAG GTCTCCCATGAGAAGCAGTAAAGTTTTGCAGTGGATTTCCCGGGAGATGCGAGCAGTTGTCAACGGCAATCCTTATGAGGACAGCAACACCCAGCAGAGAAAAGTTGAGAGGCCTTGCGTGTTTGGTTCTTTGTGGAACATTCATGATCGGTTAACAAAACAGGAAGCTGCGGCAGTAGAACTACCAGGATCATCAGATGAGCTGCATCCTGAACTGAAACTCTACTTGAAGATGCCCAAGGTGGATCGAACACAGTGCCCATTAAAGTTGTGGTTGGACCTCGAAAAATCTTTTCCAATTTTAGCTCGTCTTGCATTTAAGTACTTAACAGTAATGGGCTCATCAGTTGCTTCAGACAGCGTTGTATCCCACCTGAACACGACTGCAAGTGACGTAAGGAATAGATTGTCACCAGCACATATTAACATGCTGGTATTTATGAGTTCACTGGATTACAATACATGGTTCAGTGAAATCTAA
- the LOC123506769 gene encoding E3 SUMO-protein ligase ZBED1-like isoform X2, which yields MVCKDGLPLSAIESEGLKLLLKTTAPLYQVPGRKKLTSLLEKKDISLREVVKQQLTQAVWVSITTDLASVTPKGYLVVTGHFIDGGANIIGAVRKIMGGERSHVPCMAHLINLCVHQALSKSEKVTSVIEKVKLIVAYFQRNISASDALHAAQYKTGVLVPLELIQAVYTRWNSTFYSLERFTQLARCVSQVLLSGCHRTAPAMLTTEELAIVTDLVVVLSPFEDATNEVSGDKYMTASTVLPIVNCLHNTVAEASFVNEDIMALNDALLDQIVWRLLPLEDNYLLASATILDPRFKMVHFRSPMRSSKVLQWISREMRAVVNGNPYEDSNTQQRKVERPCVFGSLWNIHDRLTKQEAAAVELPGSSDELHPELKLYLKMPKVDRTQCPLKLWLDLEKSFPILARLAFKYLTVMGSSVASDSVVSHLNTTASDVRNRLSPAHINMLVFMSSLDYNTWFSEI from the exons ATGGTCTGCAAGGATGGTTTGCCGCTCTCTGCCATCGAGAGTGAAGGCTTAAAGCTGCTTCTTAAGACAACAGCTCCACTCTATCAAGTGCCTGGCAGAAAAAAG CTAACAAGTCTACTAGAAAAAAAGGACATCTCATTGAGGGAAGTGGTCAAACAACAGCTGACACAGGCAGTGTGGGTGTCAATTACTACGGACTTGGCATCGGTGACACCCAAAGGGTACCTAGTTGTCACTGGGCACTTTATTG ATGGCGGAGCGAACATCATTGGTGCCGTCCGGAAAATTATGGGTGGCGAACGTAGCCACGTGCCTTGCATGGCTCATCTAATCAATCTTTGTGTCCACCAGGCGCTGTCAAAGTCAGAGAAGGTCACATCTGTCATTGAAAAG gtgaAGCTCATCGTAGCATATTTCCAAAGAAATATCAGTGCATCAGATGCACTACATGCAGCACAGTATAAGACAGGGGTGTTGGTGCCATTGGAACTGATCCAGGCAGTATACACCCGATGGAATAGCACATTTTACTCACTGGAACGCTTCACCCAGCTGGCAAGATGTGTGAGCCAGGTTTTGCTCTCAGGGTGCCACCGGACTGCTCCTGCGATGCTGACAACAG agGAACTAGCTATTGTCACTGATCTAGTGGTGGTGCTCAGTCCTTTTGAGGATGCCACCAACGAGGTCTCTGGTGACAAGTATATGACCGCCAGCACAGTTCTTCCAATCGTGAACTGTCTTCATAATACCGTTGCAGAGGCATCTTTTGTCAATGAGGATATCATGGCCCTCAATGATGCTCTGCTGGACCAGATTGTGTGGAGGCTTCTCCCACTGGAGGACAACTACCTACTCGCGTCAGCTACAATATTGGATCCTCGTTTCAAAATGGTTCATTTTAG GTCTCCCATGAGAAGCAGTAAAGTTTTGCAGTGGATTTCCCGGGAGATGCGAGCAGTTGTCAACGGCAATCCTTATGAGGACAGCAACACCCAGCAGAGAAAAGTTGAGAGGCCTTGCGTGTTTGGTTCTTTGTGGAACATTCATGATCGGTTAACAAAACAGGAAGCTGCGGCAGTAGAACTACCAGGATCATCAGATGAGCTGCATCCTGAACTGAAACTCTACTTGAAGATGCCCAAGGTGGATCGAACACAGTGCCCATTAAAGTTGTGGTTGGACCTCGAAAAATCTTTTCCAATTTTAGCTCGTCTTGCATTTAAGTACTTAACAGTAATGGGCTCATCAGTTGCTTCAGACAGCGTTGTATCCCACCTGAACACGACTGCAAGTGACGTAAGGAATAGATTGTCACCAGCACATATTAACATGCTGGTATTTATGAGTTCACTGGATTACAATACATGGTTCAGTGAAATCTAA